CGCTGCCAGTGTTTTCAGCAATGAAGTATTGCCTGCGCCTTTCACGTCACCAGACATGTCCCAGAACATTCCACCTGCCAAGCCCTTGGACTTGATGTAGTTGGTCTTGATCTTCAGCGATTGCTGGTCTTCGTAGCTGATCACAACGCCGGTGCTGGGGTTGTACATCCATGGTACTTGCGCCTCGGCATCCCAATGGCGCTTGAAGCCGTTGTTCAGTTTGTTCAGCAGATCCCAATAGTCATACACGCCGTTTTCCCATGTGCCTTGGGGCGGGTTGGCTGCAGTCGGCTGAAACAGGCCGTTGTTCTCGTTCTTGGTGGCAGTCCAGCCACGACCATAGAATGGGATACCGACAACCAGTTTGGTCGCAGGGGCGCCAGCTTTCAGCAGATTGTTGATGGCGGCATCAACGTTGTAATTGTCGCGCAAGGGTGCTGGGCTGGGGTCACGGCTGCTGCGGTACAGCGGGGCGTGGTGGTTACTGGTTTGTTCCCACCCACCGTGGAAGTCATAGGTCATGACGTTGACGAAGTCGACGGCTGCCATGAACTGCGGTACTTCCAGATTGGCAATTTTGTCGTGGCCTGCGCCCAGTGCCGCGGTCAATAGGTACTTCTTGCCGTCCTTGCCGCCTTGTGCATTCATTTCGGCGCGTAGCGCCTGCATCAGTAGGGTGTAGTTGTGCTTATCTTCAGGGCGGTTGCTGTTGTCAGGTAAGCCGCCGCCAACGGGGTATTCCCAGTCGATGTCGACACCATCAAAGCCATACTTGGCAGCAAATTCCACGCAGGATTTGGCAAAGGTCTTGCGGCCAGCGTCGGTGGCGGCGACATTCGAGAAGTGCTTGGACCATGTCCAGCCGCCAACCGAAATCAATGTTTTTAAATGTGGGTACTTCTGTTTCAGCTTATTCAATTGATTGAAGTTGCCACGGAACGGCTGGCTGCCATCCCAGGTATCGCCAGGGTAGGCTTTGTCGATATCGGCATAGGTGTCGCCCG
This genomic interval from Chitinivorax sp. B contains the following:
- a CDS encoding glycosyl hydrolase family 18 protein, which codes for MKRMLKAVAVAATLSQCALAVSTAYAAPAGNHKVVGYFTQWGIYGRNFQPTDIPADKLTHINYAFVNISSDGKCISGDTYADIDKAYPGDTWDGSQPFRGNFNQLNKLKQKYPHLKTLISVGGWTWSKHFSNVAATDAGRKTFAKSCVEFAAKYGFDGVDIDWEYPVGGGLPDNSNRPEDKHNYTLLMQALRAEMNAQGGKDGKKYLLTAALGAGHDKIANLEVPQFMAAVDFVNVMTYDFHGGWEQTSNHHAPLYRSSRDPSPAPLRDNYNVDAAINNLLKAGAPATKLVVGIPFYGRGWTATKNENNGLFQPTAANPPQGTWENGVYDYWDLLNKLNNGFKRHWDAEAQVPWMYNPSTGVVISYEDQQSLKIKTNYIKSKGLAGGMFWDMSGDVKGAGNTSLLKTLAAELGVNGTPTPTPTPTPTPTPTPTPTPTPTPTPTPTPGCTTAAWNSGTAYNGGQRVSYNGGVYEAKWWTKGENPSQSGEWGVWKRVGNCGTTTPTPTPIPTPTPTPTPTPTPGCTTWTEGKTYSSGTLVNYQGKQYRALVNHTAYVGTGWNPAASPTLWELAGPGKC